From the Chryseobacterium viscerum genome, one window contains:
- a CDS encoding ABC transporter ATP-binding protein produces the protein MIEVKDLKKSFGDVEVLKGISTSFDKGKVNLIIGQSGSGKTVFLKSLLNVYMPSSGEILFDGRDVNTMNRDEKQHLRSEIGTLFQGSALFDSLTVEENIMFPLDMFTNLTYREKKKRVFEVIGRVHLDKADKKYPSEISGGMQKRVAIARAIVNNPKYLFCDEPNSGLDPYTSKVIDDLLYEITKEYNTTTIINTHDMNSVMTIGEKIVYLRLGIKEWEGNKDILITAGNKNLIDFVYSSELFKELREYLLENNKTIETTTTKIDDNEKGT, from the coding sequence ATGATTGAGGTAAAAGATCTTAAAAAAAGTTTTGGTGATGTTGAAGTACTTAAGGGAATTTCAACTTCATTTGATAAAGGAAAAGTAAACTTAATTATTGGGCAGAGTGGTTCCGGGAAAACCGTTTTTTTAAAAAGTTTATTGAATGTCTATATGCCATCTTCAGGAGAAATCCTGTTTGACGGCCGGGATGTCAATACCATGAACAGGGATGAAAAACAACATCTCCGTTCAGAAATCGGAACCCTGTTTCAGGGAAGTGCATTATTTGACTCCTTAACTGTGGAAGAGAATATTATGTTTCCTCTTGATATGTTTACCAATCTTACCTACAGAGAAAAAAAGAAAAGGGTTTTTGAAGTTATAGGAAGAGTACATCTTGATAAGGCAGATAAAAAATACCCTTCAGAAATCTCAGGAGGAATGCAGAAAAGAGTTGCTATTGCCCGGGCGATTGTCAACAATCCCAAGTACCTGTTCTGTGATGAACCTAATTCCGGGCTCGATCCTTATACCTCTAAGGTAATTGATGATCTTCTTTACGAAATCACAAAAGAATATAATACCACAACCATCATCAATACTCACGACATGAACTCTGTAATGACGATTGGCGAGAAAATTGTATACCTAAGACTGGGAATCAAAGAATGGGAAGGGAATAAAGACATCCTGATTACCGCAGGCAATAAAAATCTGATTGATTTCGTTTATTCTTCAGAACTATTTAAAGAGCTGAGAGAATATTTACTTGAGAATAATAAAACGATTGAAACTACAACTACAAAAATAGACGATAATGAAAAAGGTACTTAG
- a CDS encoding outer membrane beta-barrel protein, with the protein MKKVLSIALIGFSMWASAQISLAGKANLIFPTGSPSWSNIKGTVNDAIDGTGKNNVGFNVGLSLKVGLPTSLFVMPEIYYTHFKNEFTTENTTFDVKSNRIDVPVLLGYNLLGNMLGVFVGPVGSFNLNKDNTYNDFKENAKNDFTVGYQFGAQLEIKKLIVNARYEGAFSKDERNFINRVSGSEIRYDNRPNLFMVGLGYKF; encoded by the coding sequence ATGAAAAAGGTACTTAGTATAGCGTTAATAGGATTTTCAATGTGGGCTTCTGCACAGATTTCACTGGCAGGTAAAGCTAACTTAATTTTTCCTACCGGCTCTCCTTCGTGGTCCAATATTAAAGGAACAGTGAATGATGCCATTGACGGAACAGGTAAAAATAATGTAGGTTTCAATGTCGGCCTTTCATTAAAAGTAGGTCTTCCTACTTCATTGTTTGTGATGCCGGAAATCTATTATACTCACTTCAAAAATGAGTTTACTACAGAGAACACTACTTTTGATGTTAAAAGCAACCGTATAGATGTTCCGGTTCTTTTAGGATATAACCTTTTGGGGAATATGTTAGGTGTTTTTGTAGGACCTGTTGGAAGTTTTAATTTAAACAAAGACAATACTTACAATGATTTCAAAGAAAATGCTAAAAATGACTTTACAGTAGGTTACCAGTTTGGGGCACAGCTTGAAATCAAAAAACTTATTGTAAATGCAAGATATGAAGGAGCTTTCAGTAAAGACGAAAGAAACTTTATCAACAGAGTTTCCGGTTCGGAAATCAGATATGATAACAGACCTAACCTGTTTATGGTAGGTTTAGGATATAAATTCTAA
- a CDS encoding M48 family metallopeptidase codes for MKVTHLLGMGAIALSAVACTTNPITGRSSLQLANNSEILTMSSQEYKTTLSKGKVITGTADAKRVVNVGNRIKSAAERYYQSIGRSADLASYSWEFNLLQSSELNAWCMPGGKVAVYTGILPVTKDDNGLAVVMGHEVSHALAGHGNERISQAMVAQYGGAILGGTISNSQWASVFQKVYPIGSQVALLKYGRGQESEADEMGLYLMSMAGYDPRAAIPFWNRMEAASTGSRQPEFLSTHPNPETRISDINKDLPKALEYYKAAGGKI; via the coding sequence ATGAAAGTTACACATCTATTAGGAATGGGAGCTATTGCTCTGTCGGCTGTTGCCTGTACTACAAACCCGATTACTGGAAGATCGTCTTTACAACTGGCCAACAACTCGGAAATTTTAACAATGTCTTCGCAGGAATACAAGACGACATTGTCTAAAGGTAAGGTGATTACCGGTACGGCAGATGCAAAGAGAGTGGTAAATGTAGGAAACAGAATTAAAAGCGCTGCAGAAAGATATTATCAGAGTATAGGAAGATCAGCAGATCTTGCGAGCTACAGCTGGGAATTTAATCTTCTGCAAAGCAGCGAACTGAATGCCTGGTGTATGCCTGGTGGTAAAGTAGCTGTCTATACCGGAATATTACCGGTTACCAAAGACGATAACGGACTTGCCGTAGTAATGGGACATGAGGTTTCCCACGCATTGGCAGGCCACGGAAACGAAAGAATTTCTCAGGCAATGGTAGCCCAGTACGGAGGTGCTATTCTGGGAGGAACAATCTCAAATTCACAATGGGCCAGTGTTTTCCAGAAGGTATATCCTATCGGTTCACAGGTGGCATTATTGAAATACGGAAGAGGCCAGGAATCAGAAGCTGATGAAATGGGGCTTTACCTGATGTCTATGGCAGGATATGATCCAAGAGCGGCAATCCCTTTCTGGAACAGAATGGAAGCCGCATCTACAGGTTCAAGACAACCGGAATTCTTGTCTACCCACCCGAATCCGGAAACAAGAATTTCAGATATCAATAAGGATCTTCCGAAAGCTTTAGAATATTATAAGGCTGCGGGAGGAAAAATATAA
- a CDS encoding DUF4251 domain-containing protein, with the protein MKKYISLLMIFGFLFFFQSCASQGSLDSKTVDTLINSQEFTFHAERANPTNYDVINVMNSMPNATATRILNLNGDYTIDVSKNTLDVVLPYFGRVFNPSYGNTSDNSYRFTSKDFTVSKIQNKKGKWTLKFKPNDVRTVDEVNIEIFKNGKAFVSMRSNDRQPISYDGYISKTEVKQEKEKP; encoded by the coding sequence ATGAAAAAGTATATTTCTTTACTGATGATTTTTGGATTTCTGTTCTTTTTTCAGAGCTGTGCTTCACAGGGTTCATTAGATTCGAAAACAGTGGATACACTAATCAATTCTCAGGAGTTTACGTTCCATGCAGAAAGAGCCAATCCTACGAATTATGACGTTATCAATGTCATGAATTCAATGCCTAATGCTACTGCCACGAGAATATTGAATCTGAATGGCGATTATACTATTGACGTAAGTAAAAATACACTGGATGTAGTGCTGCCATATTTCGGAAGGGTATTCAATCCTTCTTATGGAAATACCAGCGATAACAGCTACAGATTTACCTCAAAAGATTTTACTGTAAGTAAAATTCAGAATAAAAAAGGAAAATGGACTTTAAAGTTCAAGCCTAATGATGTAAGAACTGTAGATGAAGTGAATATTGAAATTTTCAAAAATGGTAAGGCTTTCGTTTCTATGAGAAGTAACGACAGACAACCAATTAGTTATGACGGATATATTTCTAAAACTGAGGTAAAACAGGAAAAAGAGAAACCTTAA
- the meaB gene encoding methylmalonyl Co-A mutase-associated GTPase MeaB produces MKFSTEELIEGIQSGNKRLIAKAITLVESKKAEHRIQAEDLLKKIMPFTGNSVRVGVTGVPGAGKSTFIENFGRLVITQGKKVAVLAIDPSSAINKGSILGDKTRMEELAKEENAFIRPSPSSGFLGGVANTTFETMMICEAAGYDYILIETVGVGQSEVLVADITDVFLFLKIIGGGDELQGIKRGIMEMVDLIFINKVDQDNLQKAKNTRLELKRALDFIPPKEKGWKIPVLLGSALHNEGLQEVYDGIFEFIDLKKKSGRFEEIRVQQAEKRFEYWVQEYILSLMKKSNAVEEAYHMHKKNASAMVSNPSTEAKLFVEKFLSNKNRD; encoded by the coding sequence ATGAAATTTTCTACAGAAGAGCTAATAGAAGGAATACAGTCAGGAAACAAACGCCTGATTGCAAAAGCTATTACATTGGTTGAAAGTAAAAAAGCAGAGCACAGAATACAGGCAGAAGACCTTCTGAAGAAGATTATGCCTTTTACCGGAAACTCTGTGAGAGTAGGAGTAACAGGAGTTCCAGGAGCCGGAAAATCCACTTTTATAGAAAACTTCGGCCGGTTGGTTATCACACAAGGCAAAAAAGTGGCAGTCTTGGCTATTGATCCAAGTTCTGCAATCAATAAAGGAAGTATTTTAGGGGATAAAACCAGGATGGAAGAACTTGCGAAGGAAGAGAATGCATTCATACGTCCTTCCCCAAGCTCAGGTTTTCTGGGTGGAGTAGCCAATACTACTTTTGAAACCATGATGATCTGTGAAGCAGCAGGATACGATTATATTTTGATCGAAACAGTTGGAGTAGGGCAGTCAGAAGTCCTTGTTGCTGATATTACCGATGTTTTCTTATTCCTTAAAATCATTGGAGGCGGAGACGAACTTCAGGGAATAAAGCGCGGCATCATGGAAATGGTAGACCTTATTTTCATCAATAAAGTAGATCAGGACAATCTTCAGAAAGCAAAGAATACAAGACTGGAATTAAAAAGAGCGCTGGATTTTATTCCGCCTAAAGAAAAAGGCTGGAAGATCCCTGTTTTATTAGGCTCTGCCCTTCATAACGAAGGATTACAGGAGGTTTATGATGGAATCTTCGAATTTATTGATCTGAAAAAGAAAAGCGGCCGTTTTGAAGAAATCCGTGTTCAGCAAGCTGAAAAACGCTTTGAATATTGGGTTCAGGAATATATTTTATCCCTGATGAAAAAGAGCAATGCAGTGGAAGAAGCTTATCATATGCACAAAAAAAATGCTTCAGCCATGGTTTCCAATCCAAGTACTGAAGCAAAATTATTTGTTGAAAAATTTCTATCTAATAAAAACAGAGATTAA
- a CDS encoding c-type cytochrome — translation MKKLIAAASFTAILVVSCTPKAATSTATAGTSTSTAEQIAQGKTIFENSCGRCHKLPDPASHNPVQWVGIMNSMAPKAKLTDEQHQWVYDYIVSVKK, via the coding sequence ATGAAAAAACTCATCGCTGCGGCTTCGTTTACTGCTATTTTGGTGGTTTCCTGTACGCCGAAAGCTGCTACATCCACCGCCACTGCAGGAACATCTACATCTACTGCAGAACAGATTGCTCAAGGAAAAACAATTTTTGAAAACTCTTGTGGAAGATGCCATAAATTACCTGATCCTGCTTCACACAATCCTGTACAATGGGTAGGAATCATGAATTCTATGGCTCCAAAGGCAAAATTAACGGATGAACAGCACCAATGGGTTTATGATTATATTGTTTCTGTAAAGAAGTAA
- a CDS encoding c-type cytochrome — translation MKKFILTGIAASAFLVSCGPKSVAVTGPKYTSSEQLAQGKTIFENSCAKCHKLPEPTKHDNQGWINTLSRMAPKAKLTDDQHQMVYDYLISVNKK, via the coding sequence ATGAAAAAATTCATTTTAACAGGTATTGCAGCATCAGCATTTCTGGTGTCCTGCGGACCAAAAAGTGTGGCTGTTACAGGGCCAAAGTATACCTCATCTGAGCAATTGGCACAAGGGAAAACTATTTTTGAAAATTCCTGTGCAAAATGCCATAAGCTGCCAGAACCAACCAAGCATGACAACCAGGGATGGATCAATACATTAAGCAGAATGGCTCCAAAAGCTAAACTTACTGATGACCAGCATCAAATGGTGTATGATTACCTGATTTCTGTTAATAAAAAATAA
- a CDS encoding tetratricopeptide repeat protein, whose protein sequence is MTLTKSKYYFEALDYFPFNLSECMDALNYALSYEPEDADSLCLMGRVYSEELKDYETAKKYFDEAMQSNIGNINTPKYYIECLLNNEDYKEAEKLIEFALKLKGIDKSEILNCLSLLQERNFEYKQALGTLKEAKKFAYNRAALEILEDREKLVKGKVTRNRTIKKTE, encoded by the coding sequence ATGACCTTAACTAAAAGTAAATACTATTTTGAAGCATTAGACTATTTTCCATTCAATCTTTCCGAATGTATGGATGCTCTGAACTATGCTCTGTCTTATGAACCTGAAGATGCCGACAGCCTTTGTCTGATGGGAAGAGTATATTCAGAAGAATTGAAGGATTATGAAACAGCTAAAAAATACTTCGATGAAGCTATGCAGAGTAACATCGGAAATATCAATACTCCCAAATATTACATTGAGTGTCTTTTGAATAACGAAGATTATAAAGAAGCAGAAAAATTAATTGAATTTGCTTTAAAATTAAAGGGAATTGACAAATCGGAAATTTTGAACTGTCTCTCCCTTCTGCAGGAAAGAAACTTTGAGTATAAGCAAGCTTTAGGAACCCTTAAAGAAGCCAAAAAATTTGCTTACAACCGTGCAGCCCTAGAAATACTTGAAGATAGAGAGAAACTTGTCAAAGGAAAGGTAACCAGAAACAGAACTATAAAAAAGACGGAATAA
- the prfH gene encoding peptide chain release factor H: MEKLIQITSGRGPLECQWVAAKVLKTFLEEAKQNTIEYEIIHRENGDENLTLKSVTILLRGKDLSLFLKNWLGSVCWIGKSTFRKLHKRSNWFIGIFELDDVKMIDFNEKDIRFQTARSQGSGGQNVNKVNTAVRATYIPTNETVFVQDSRSQLENKKLSVIRLKEKVMAVYVQQLERKLKETWSLQMQVERGNPVRTFSGTDFKKNYEDRTFKKQRNVLKNELKNYRHDLN; this comes from the coding sequence ATGGAAAAATTAATACAGATCACTTCGGGAAGAGGTCCTTTAGAATGCCAGTGGGTAGCAGCCAAGGTTCTGAAGACCTTTCTTGAAGAGGCAAAACAAAATACAATAGAATACGAAATCATTCATCGTGAAAACGGTGATGAAAACCTAACCCTAAAGTCTGTGACCATACTTTTAAGAGGAAAAGACTTAAGCCTGTTTTTAAAAAACTGGCTGGGAAGTGTTTGCTGGATTGGAAAAAGTACATTCAGGAAACTGCACAAAAGAAGCAATTGGTTTATCGGAATTTTTGAATTGGACGATGTAAAAATGATTGATTTCAATGAAAAAGATATCCGGTTTCAGACAGCGAGAAGTCAGGGCAGCGGAGGACAAAACGTAAACAAGGTGAATACCGCTGTGCGTGCTACTTATATTCCTACCAATGAAACTGTTTTTGTACAGGACTCTCGTTCGCAGCTGGAAAATAAAAAACTATCTGTTATCAGACTTAAAGAAAAAGTAATGGCTGTTTATGTTCAGCAGCTGGAAAGAAAACTAAAAGAAACCTGGTCTCTTCAGATGCAGGTGGAACGGGGAAATCCGGTTCGTACATTTTCAGGAACAGATTTTAAAAAGAATTATGAAGACAGGACATTTAAAAAACAAAGGAACGTCCTAAAAAATGAACTTAAAAACTACAGACATGACCTTAACTAA
- a CDS encoding RtcB family protein, with translation MGNLKLKGKDILKLGYPNNQSVNVALEVMKRNFATKNIHHVKSLLKEILLNPENFEKDLTFGQIAETLLSSKKTEKRMLNSQRASFQIFGNNISEEAKNQLYTALKLPISTQGALMPDAHSGYGLPIGGVLAVENAVIPYGVGMDIGCRMSLSILDTPISYLEGARDKYEKALAEHTKFGMYETHKSHIDHEIFDRETFDMIPILRRLKGKAIKQMGSSGGGNHFVEFGEVEITEEDKQIGLPKGKYLGILSHSGSRGLGAEIAQYYSRVATEQCPLPKEAQNFAWLDLSTHLGLEYWTAMNLAGDYASACHDDIHRRLVKAVGGRVKARIENHHNFAWKEIHNGKELIVHRKGATPANENELGMIPGSMTAKGFIVRGKGNPESLNSASHGAGRAHSRGECRSLFTQHDIKKELKLKNVTLMGGNAEEAPMAYKDINEVMNAQSELVDILGTFQPRIVRMDR, from the coding sequence ATGGGAAATTTAAAACTAAAAGGAAAAGATATATTAAAACTGGGCTATCCAAATAACCAAAGCGTAAACGTAGCATTGGAAGTCATGAAAAGAAATTTTGCAACGAAAAATATTCATCACGTAAAATCTCTTTTAAAGGAAATCCTGCTGAATCCGGAGAATTTTGAAAAAGATCTCACCTTCGGACAAATTGCAGAAACCCTGCTTTCATCCAAAAAAACTGAAAAAAGAATGCTGAATTCACAACGTGCTTCATTTCAGATTTTTGGAAACAATATTTCAGAAGAGGCAAAAAATCAGTTATATACTGCTTTGAAACTGCCTATTTCTACTCAAGGAGCATTAATGCCAGATGCCCACAGCGGGTATGGACTTCCGATAGGAGGTGTTCTGGCAGTGGAAAATGCGGTAATCCCCTACGGAGTAGGAATGGATATTGGCTGCAGAATGAGCCTTAGCATTTTGGATACACCTATTTCATATCTTGAAGGAGCAAGAGATAAATATGAAAAAGCGCTTGCCGAACATACAAAATTCGGAATGTATGAAACGCATAAATCTCACATAGATCATGAGATTTTCGACAGAGAGACATTCGATATGATCCCGATCTTAAGAAGATTAAAAGGAAAAGCAATCAAACAGATGGGATCCTCAGGCGGAGGAAATCACTTTGTTGAATTCGGAGAAGTAGAAATCACCGAAGAAGATAAACAGATTGGCCTGCCGAAAGGAAAATATCTGGGAATCCTTTCTCATAGCGGTTCAAGAGGCCTCGGAGCAGAAATCGCACAGTATTATTCAAGAGTGGCAACAGAACAATGTCCGTTACCAAAAGAAGCTCAAAATTTCGCATGGCTGGATCTTAGTACCCACCTTGGACTGGAATACTGGACAGCAATGAATCTTGCCGGAGATTATGCTTCAGCATGCCATGACGATATCCATAGAAGGCTGGTAAAAGCAGTCGGTGGAAGAGTAAAAGCCAGAATTGAAAACCATCACAACTTTGCGTGGAAAGAAATCCATAACGGTAAAGAATTGATTGTTCACCGTAAAGGAGCAACACCTGCCAATGAAAATGAACTGGGAATGATCCCGGGATCTATGACGGCAAAAGGATTCATTGTTCGCGGAAAAGGAAACCCGGAATCACTGAACTCAGCATCTCATGGTGCGGGAAGAGCCCATTCAAGAGGGGAATGCAGAAGCCTTTTTACTCAGCATGACATCAAAAAAGAACTGAAATTGAAAAATGTTACCCTGATGGGTGGAAATGCAGAAGAAGCACCTATGGCTTATAAAGATATCAATGAAGTGATGAATGCACAGAGTGAGCTGGTAGATATTCTGGGAACATTCCAACCGAGAATTGTGAGAATGGATAGGTAA
- a CDS encoding M28 family peptidase, with translation MNLKNIIKPTRKKLFLLVGLFIITGVFLLGSGKENILIQSSRVVADTAMVKKHLTALTQTPQFRNHKNIDQLNTIADYIHQTFNTYGDSTAYQEYKVDGKIYKNVITSFGTENKKRIIIGAHYDVCGDQQGADDNATGVTALLELARMLKGQKLNYRIDLVAYTLEEPPYFRTENMGSYVHAKYLKDNNIDVYGMASVEMIGYFRDEKGSQSFPLGILSWFYGDKGDFITLAKKFSGAGPFVKNFISNFKGSKQIKAETFSAPKFVAGIDFSDHLNYWNFDFPALMITDSSFFRNKNYHKPTDTLETLDTKRMTKVIDAIFLSIIHLK, from the coding sequence ATGAATCTGAAAAATATAATAAAGCCTACGAGGAAAAAACTGTTTCTTCTCGTAGGCTTATTTATTATTACCGGGGTTTTCCTGTTAGGTTCAGGTAAGGAAAATATACTGATACAAAGTTCGCGGGTTGTAGCAGACACCGCTATGGTTAAAAAGCATTTGACGGCACTTACCCAAACTCCACAATTCCGTAATCATAAAAATATTGATCAGCTGAATACCATTGCAGACTATATTCATCAGACTTTCAATACCTATGGCGACAGCACCGCTTACCAGGAATATAAAGTGGATGGGAAAATATATAAGAACGTAATTACCTCTTTTGGAACAGAAAACAAAAAACGGATTATCATAGGCGCTCATTACGATGTTTGCGGAGATCAGCAGGGTGCAGATGATAATGCAACCGGAGTTACAGCCCTCCTGGAACTGGCAAGAATGCTTAAAGGACAAAAGCTGAACTATAGAATAGATCTTGTGGCTTATACCTTGGAAGAACCTCCTTATTTCAGAACCGAAAACATGGGAAGTTATGTCCATGCGAAATACTTAAAAGACAATAATATTGATGTGTATGGAATGGCCAGCGTGGAAATGATTGGATATTTCAGAGATGAAAAAGGATCACAGAGCTTTCCTTTAGGGATCCTTTCATGGTTTTACGGTGATAAAGGAGACTTTATTACTTTAGCTAAAAAGTTCAGTGGGGCAGGTCCGTTTGTAAAAAACTTTATTAGCAATTTTAAAGGTTCAAAGCAGATCAAGGCAGAAACTTTTTCAGCACCTAAATTTGTGGCTGGAATAGACTTTTCCGATCATCTCAACTATTGGAATTTTGATTTTCCGGCACTCATGATCACGGATTCATCTTTTTTCAGAAATAAAAATTATCACAAACCTACAGACACTCTGGAAACCCTCGATACAAAGAGAATGACAAAAGTTATTGATGCTATTTTTCTCAGTATTATTCACCTTAAGTGA
- the scpA gene encoding methylmalonyl-CoA mutase encodes MRKTISVKKPDFSVSPQEREIYNFEKDGLELKSSYEKNDVKDESLTQTSPGIAPYLRGPYSTMYVQKPWTVRQYAGFSTAEESNAFYRRNLAAGQKGLSVAFDLATHRGYDSDHSRVVGDVGKAGVAIDSVEDMKILFNEIPLDQISVSMTMNGAVLPILSFYIVAAEEQGVKQDLLSGTIQNDILKEFMVRNTYIYPPAPSMKIIADIFEYTSQNIPKFNSISISGYHMQEAGATPVLEMAYTLADGLEYVRTGIKAGMNVDDFAPRLSFFWAIGMNHFMEIAKMRAARYIWATLLKQFNPQNPKSLALRTHSQTSGWSLTEQEPFNNITRTAIEALSSALGGTQSLHTNALDEAIALPTDYSAKIARNTQIILQQESGICDVVDPMGGSNLVESLTQQMIEEAMRYIDEVEQEGGMTKAIEAGIPKMRIEEAAAKKQAKIDSGEEFIIGVNSFKSSLKQDQIEILDIDNTEVRRKQIERLNTIKAERNTEAVEQILNEIRESAKTGKGNLLALCIEAARRRVTLGEMSDAMEETFGRYKANIKTISGVYAMNAGKNEYFEKALHLTQKFEEEEGRRPRLMVAKMGQDGHDRGAKVVATAFADMGFDVDVAPLFQTPEEVAKQAVENDIHILGVSSLAAGHKTLVPQVVEELSKLGADDITIVVGGVIPQQDYEFLYANGADFIFGPGTNLPKCAVEILERFLEK; translated from the coding sequence ATGCGAAAGACAATTTCTGTGAAAAAACCGGATTTTAGTGTATCACCTCAGGAAAGAGAGATTTACAATTTTGAAAAAGACGGGCTTGAACTCAAATCATCCTATGAAAAAAATGATGTAAAAGATGAATCATTAACGCAGACTTCTCCAGGAATTGCTCCCTATCTGAGAGGACCGTATTCTACCATGTATGTTCAAAAACCATGGACGGTTCGTCAATATGCAGGGTTTTCTACTGCCGAAGAATCCAACGCTTTTTACAGAAGAAATCTTGCTGCAGGACAGAAAGGACTTTCAGTAGCATTTGACTTAGCAACACACAGGGGATATGATTCTGACCACTCAAGAGTAGTAGGAGATGTAGGAAAAGCAGGAGTTGCCATCGATTCTGTGGAAGACATGAAAATACTTTTCAATGAAATCCCATTGGATCAGATTTCAGTATCCATGACAATGAATGGAGCTGTACTTCCCATTTTGTCTTTCTATATCGTAGCTGCAGAAGAGCAGGGTGTAAAACAGGATCTGCTTTCAGGAACCATTCAGAATGATATTTTGAAAGAGTTCATGGTAAGAAATACCTATATCTATCCGCCGGCACCTTCCATGAAGATTATCGCAGATATTTTTGAATATACTTCGCAAAACATTCCAAAATTCAATTCTATTTCTATTTCCGGATACCATATGCAGGAAGCTGGTGCTACACCGGTACTTGAAATGGCATACACACTGGCAGACGGCCTTGAATATGTGAGAACAGGAATCAAAGCAGGAATGAACGTAGACGATTTCGCTCCAAGACTATCTTTCTTCTGGGCAATCGGGATGAATCATTTCATGGAAATTGCTAAAATGCGTGCCGCAAGATACATTTGGGCAACCCTTTTAAAACAGTTTAATCCTCAGAATCCAAAATCTCTCGCATTAAGAACCCATTCCCAAACATCCGGATGGTCTTTAACAGAGCAGGAGCCTTTCAATAATATTACAAGAACAGCAATAGAAGCGTTGTCTTCAGCATTAGGAGGAACACAGTCTCTCCACACCAATGCATTGGATGAAGCTATTGCCCTTCCTACAGACTATTCAGCAAAAATTGCAAGAAATACACAGATCATTCTTCAGCAGGAAAGCGGAATATGCGATGTTGTAGATCCGATGGGAGGAAGTAATCTTGTAGAAAGCCTTACCCAGCAAATGATCGAAGAAGCGATGAGGTATATTGATGAGGTAGAACAGGAAGGAGGAATGACCAAGGCTATTGAAGCCGGAATTCCAAAAATGAGAATTGAAGAAGCTGCAGCTAAGAAACAAGCTAAAATAGACAGTGGAGAAGAATTCATTATCGGAGTCAATTCATTCAAATCCTCATTAAAACAAGATCAAATAGAAATCTTAGACATTGACAATACAGAAGTCCGCAGAAAGCAGATCGAAAGGCTGAACACCATTAAAGCTGAAAGAAATACTGAAGCTGTAGAACAAATCCTCAATGAAATCCGTGAAAGTGCCAAAACAGGAAAAGGAAACCTTCTGGCATTATGTATCGAAGCAGCAAGAAGAAGAGTTACCCTTGGCGAAATGAGTGATGCCATGGAAGAAACCTTCGGAAGATATAAAGCAAATATTAAAACAATCTCTGGTGTATACGCAATGAATGCCGGTAAAAACGAATACTTTGAAAAAGCCCTTCATCTGACTCAGAAATTTGAAGAAGAAGAAGGACGCCGCCCAAGACTAATGGTCGCTAAAATGGGACAGGACGGACATGACAGAGGAGCAAAAGTAGTAGCAACCGCATTTGCAGATATGGGATTTGATGTGGATGTTGCTCCATTGTTCCAGACACCGGAAGAAGTAGCTAAACAGGCCGTAGAAAATGATATTCACATTTTAGGAGTATCATCATTGGCCGCCGGACACAAAACATTAGTTCCGCAGGTTGTGGAAGAATTATCCAAACTGGGTGCAGATGATATCACCATTGTGGTAGGAGGTGTAATTCCTCAGCAGGATTACGAATTCCTGTATGCCAACGGCGCGGACTTCATTTTCGGACCTGGGACCAATCTTCCGAAATGTGCAGTGGAAATTCTGGAAAGATTTTTAGAAAAATAA